A genomic stretch from Lathyrus oleraceus cultivar Zhongwan6 chromosome 2, CAAS_Psat_ZW6_1.0, whole genome shotgun sequence includes:
- the LOC127120974 gene encoding pentatricopeptide repeat-containing protein DOT4, chloroplastic, with product MRKPWKHTKTRKPRHQYKLQNRNGSQQSQNGVQDRKQQRPMLSSMLKTVPNSTTSSLSHNPKNNINYNKSRNRFIFFKQPRTTCLLCSKFDFYSRATVTRNVTQNHYAKICNFCQMGNLRNAMELLTTSQRHELALSTYCSILQLCAEKNSLEDGKKVHSVIISNGMVIDEALGAKLVFMYVNCGDLVNGRRIFDEILNDKVFLWNLMMSEYAKIGSYRESVSLFMKMQKMGVSGDSYTFTCVLKCFAALGKVKEFKRVHGYILKLGFGSNTAVVNSMIAAYFKFGKVESARNLFDELADRDIVSWNSLINGCVVNGFSKNGVEIFIQMLVMGVNWDLTTLVSVLVASANIGNLSFGRSLHAFGVKACFSKEVVFSNTLLDMYSKCGNLNSATEVFAKMGDTTIVSWTSIIAAYVREGRYDDDIVLFDEMQSKGVRPDIYTVTSIVHVCACSNALDKGRDVHSYIIKNGMGSNSPVANALMNMYAKCGSVEEARLVFSQILAKDIVSWNTMIGGYSQNSLPNEALELFSNMQKQLKPDDITMACVLPACAGLAALDKGREIHGHILRRGYFSDLHVACALVDMYAKCGLLVLAQLLFDMIPKKDLISWTVMIAGYGMHGFGNEAISTFKKMRITGIEPDESSFAAILNACCHSGLLHEGWRFFNFMRNEYGIEPKLDHYACMVDLLSRTGNLSKAYKFIMSMPIEPDATIWGALLSGCRIHHDVKLAEKVAENLFELEPDNTRYYVVLANVYAEAEKWEEVKKLQEKMRKRRFEQNPGCSWIEFGGKFNIFVAGNTKHPQAKRIDALLRKLSLQMKNGEYSTKLRYALINEDDMEKEVIQCGHSEKLAMAFGILNLPPGRTVRVTKNRRVCGDCHEMGKFMSKTTNSEILLRDSNRFHHFKDGICSCRGFW from the exons ATGCGTAAGCCTTGGAAACACACCAAAACGCGCAAGCCGCGCCATCAATACAAGCTGCAAAATAGAAACGGCAGCCAACAGAGCCAAAACGGCGTACAAG ATAGAAAGCAGCAAAGACCAATGTTGTCAAGTATGTTGAAAACTGTTCCAAACTCAACCACCTCTTCACTTTCTCATAACCctaaaaataacataaattacAACAAATCTCGTAACCGTTTCATCTTCTTCAAACAACCTCGGACAACATGTCTTCTATGTTCCAAATTCGATTTTTATTCTCGTGCCACTGTCACTCGCAACGTAACCCAAAACCACTACGCCAAAATTTGTAACTTCTGTCAAATGGGTAATCTCAGAAACGCCATGGAATTGCTCACAACGTCACAAAGACATGAACTTGCGTTGAGTACTTATTGTTCCATTTTGCAGCTTTGTGCTGAGAAGAACTCTTTGGAAGATGGAAAAAAGGTTCATTCCGTTATCATTTCAAATGGGATGGTAATTGATGAGGCTTTAGGGGCTAAATTAGTTTTCATGTATGTGAATTGTGGTGATTTGGTTAATGGAAGAAGGATATTTGATGAGATTCTTAATGATAAGGTTTTTCTTTGGAATCTTATGATGTCTGAATATGCAAAGATTGGTAGTTATAGAGAAAGTGTGAGTCTTTTTATGAAAATGCAGAAGATGGGAGTTTCAGGGGATTCTTATACGTTTACTTGTGTGTTGAAGTGTTTTGCTGCATTGGGAAAGGTTAAGGAGTTTAAAAGGGTTCATGGGTATATTTTGAAACTTGGTTTTGGTTCTAATACTGCTGTTGTTAACTCGATGATTGCAGCTTATTTTAAATTCGGCAAAGTTGAGAGTGCACGTAATTTGTTTGATGAGTTGGCTGATAGAGATATAGTTTCATGGAATTCTCTGATAAATGGATGTGTTGTGAATGGTTTTTCCAAAAATGGAGTTGAGATTTTCATTCAAATGCTGGTTATGGGGGTTAATTGGGATTTGACCACATTGGTTAGTGTTCTTGTGGCTTCTGCAAATATTGGCAACCTTTCATTTGGTAGATCTCTTCATGCTTTTGGGGTGAAAGCTTGTTTTAGTAAGGAAGTTGTGTTTAGCAATACCTTACTTGACATGTATTCAAAATGTGGTAATTTAAATAGTGCAACTGAAGTTTTTGCGAAGATGGGTGACACAACTATTGTTTCTTGGACTTCAATCATTGCTGCTTATGTACGAGAAGGTCGATACGATGATGATATTGTATTATTTGATGAAATGCAAAGCAAGGGTGTTAGGCCTGATATCTATACTGTCACAAGCATTGTTCATGTTTGTGCTTGTAGCAATGCTTTGGATAAAGGAAGGGATGTGCACAGTTACATTATAAAGAATGGCATGGGATCAAATTCGCCTGTCGCTAATGCTCTCATGAACATGTATGCAAAATGTGGAAGTGTGGAAGAAGCTCGGTTAGTTTTCTCTCAAATTCTAGCTAAGGACATTGTTTCGTGGAATACAATGATTGGAGGTTATTCGCAAAATTCACTTCCCAATGAAGCTCTAGAACTTTTTTCGAACATGCAAAAACAGTTAAAACCAGACGACATTACAATGGCTTGCGTCCTTCCAGCTTGTGCAGGCTTAGCAGCTCTAGACAAAGGAAGAGAGATACATGGACACATATTAAGAAGAGGGTACTTTTCAGATTTGCATGTGGCGTGTGCACTTGTTGATATGTATGCCAAATGTGGGTTACTTGTTCTAGCACAGTTGCTTTTTGATATGATTCCTAAAAAGGATCTGATTTCATGGACTGTTATGATAGCTGGATATGGCATGCACGGATTTGGGAATGAGGCGATTTCCACATTCAAGAAGATGAGGATTACGGGCATCGAGCCTGACGAGTCCTCTTTTGCCGCCATACTTAATGCTTGCTGTCATTCTGGATTACTACACGAGGGTTGGCGATTCTTTAACTTTATGAGAAATGAATACGGTATTGAACCGAAGTTAGATCACTATGCCTGCATGGTGGATCTCCTTTCCCGCACTGGAAATCTATCAAAGGCGTACAAGTTCATCATGTCCATGCCAATTGAACCAGATGCTACAATTTGGGGTGCATTGCTTTCAGGATGCAGGATTCATCATGATGTGAAGCTAGCAGAAAAAGTGGCAGAAAATCTTTTTGAGCTAGAGCCAGACAACACAAGGTATTATGTTGTTCTAGCGAATGTCTACGCAGAGGCGGAAAAGTGGGAGGAAGTGAAAAAGTTGCAAGAAAAGATGCGTAAAAGAAGATTCGAACAGAATCCAGGTTGTAGTTGGATAGAGTTCGGAGGAAAGTTTAATATCTTTGTCGCTGGGAACACTAAACACCCTCAAGCAAAAAGGATAGACGCATTGCTGAGAAAATTGAGTTTGCAAATGAAGAATGGAGAATACTCTACTAAGTTGAGGTATGCATTGATTAATGAAGATGATATGGAGAAGGAAGTGATTCAGTGTGGACATAGTGAAAAGTTAGCAATGGCGTTTGGTATATTAAATTTGCCGCCTGGAAGAACTGTTAGGGTCACGAAGAATCGAAGAGTATGCGGGGATTGTCACGAGATGGGGAAGTTCATGTCCAAGACAACCAATAGTGAAATTTTATTGAGAGATTCAAACCGGTTTCACCATTTCAAGGATGGTATATGTTCTTGCCGAGGTTTCTGGTAA